A genomic stretch from Sphingobacterium sp. ML3W includes:
- a CDS encoding AraC family transcriptional regulator, which translates to MKPLKERYNLKYLRNKQKMVYQENDFSECFFKVNFYNIPIQERFIINDDFIIINSSAEVGHPVTVPVLLEDGVFKVQFELEGYSKYTDDDTTIEIQEDCFNLFYLPRVNGKLHYKKNRKCIDIMFDKAWFEREVFRKFPGYAAFVEHLKSDKSALLFRDALPIRTDIKQLLYSLLNCNLHSDLKSSFYRIKIDELLLLILSCLEQYQLTVPKVTSLSNDEKIILVKNWIVQQEIGNIRLKEVEELFNVSIKVLNAGFQKYEGCTIAQYLRKIQMEKAFTLLKDMGYSVNEVAKLLRYSYPQHFTTAFTNYFGYSPKELKNS; encoded by the coding sequence ATGAAACCACTAAAGGAACGATATAATCTCAAGTATTTGCGGAATAAGCAAAAAATGGTGTATCAGGAAAACGATTTCAGCGAATGCTTTTTCAAGGTAAATTTTTATAATATTCCTATTCAGGAACGTTTTATTATTAATGATGACTTTATCATCATTAATTCTTCGGCTGAAGTTGGTCATCCTGTTACTGTGCCTGTCTTGTTGGAAGACGGCGTGTTTAAAGTACAGTTTGAACTGGAGGGGTATTCAAAGTATACCGATGACGATACTACGATTGAAATTCAAGAGGACTGCTTCAATCTGTTTTATCTGCCCCGCGTCAATGGCAAGCTGCATTATAAAAAGAACCGCAAATGTATTGACATCATGTTTGACAAAGCCTGGTTTGAACGAGAGGTATTCCGAAAGTTTCCAGGTTATGCCGCATTCGTTGAACATCTCAAAAGTGATAAGTCAGCTCTTCTGTTTCGTGATGCGCTACCAATTAGGACGGATATTAAACAACTGTTATATAGTCTTTTGAATTGCAATCTGCATAGCGATTTAAAATCAAGCTTTTATAGGATCAAGATCGACGAGTTATTATTGTTAATATTATCCTGTCTGGAACAGTATCAACTGACTGTGCCTAAAGTTACGAGTCTTTCAAATGATGAGAAGATCATACTGGTTAAAAACTGGATTGTGCAGCAAGAAATCGGGAATATTCGGTTGAAAGAAGTTGAGGAATTATTTAATGTGTCAATAAAAGTGCTCAATGCAGGCTTCCAAAAATACGAGGGGTGTACTATCGCACAATATCTCCGTAAAATACAGATGGAAAAAGCATTCACCCTATTGAAAGACATGGGTTATAGTGTGAATGAGGTTGCTAAACTGTTACGGTATAGCTACCCACAGCATTTTACGACGGCTTTTACTAACTATTTTGGCTATTCACCCAAAGAGCTGAAGAATAGTTGA
- a CDS encoding MFS transporter: protein MPSEQKSIYTLQFILLCLSSLLFSSSFNMIIPELPNYLSSLGGAEYKGLIIALFTLTAGISRPFSGKLTDRWGRVPVMAIGSIVCFICGFLYPILTSVAGFLFLRLIHGFSTGFKPTSTSAYVADLVPQKRWGEALGMHGLAFSVGTAVGPAIGSAIFDAFGINVMFYSSSFMALLSILIVINMKETLVKKEKFNLSMLKIDRKDIIEWRALPAGIVTFLSYTAYGVILTLIPDWSEHLGLKNKGLFFLAFTIASVMIRFVSGKVSDRYGRPKVIITGIVIIAVALVVIGFGDSFIGMMIGASIYGIGTGILSPAVNAWTIDLSIPEHRGKAVATMYISLEAGIGLGALLAGLYYADVILRIPQIMYANAVVLVIALLYMLNWQRKS, encoded by the coding sequence ATGCCATCTGAACAGAAATCCATCTATACGCTTCAATTTATTTTACTCTGCCTGAGCTCACTCCTATTCTCCTCGAGTTTCAATATGATTATTCCAGAGCTCCCTAATTACTTGAGTAGTTTGGGTGGAGCGGAATACAAGGGGCTGATCATCGCACTATTTACATTGACTGCCGGAATTTCAAGACCTTTCAGTGGTAAACTGACCGATCGCTGGGGCCGTGTACCCGTCATGGCCATCGGATCCATCGTCTGTTTTATCTGTGGTTTTCTTTATCCGATCTTAACTTCCGTCGCGGGCTTTCTGTTTCTTCGGTTGATCCACGGTTTCTCTACCGGTTTTAAACCTACATCCACCTCAGCTTATGTTGCGGATCTTGTTCCTCAAAAAAGATGGGGCGAAGCCTTGGGAATGCATGGACTTGCATTCAGTGTCGGCACTGCAGTAGGCCCAGCAATAGGAAGCGCTATTTTTGACGCTTTTGGGATTAATGTCATGTTCTACTCCTCTTCCTTCATGGCTTTATTATCAATCCTTATCGTCATCAATATGAAGGAAACTTTGGTCAAAAAGGAAAAATTCAACCTTTCCATGCTCAAAATAGACCGAAAGGATATCATTGAATGGCGTGCACTTCCTGCTGGAATAGTTACATTTCTATCCTATACGGCATACGGTGTAATCCTGACCCTTATTCCAGATTGGAGTGAACATCTAGGACTTAAAAATAAAGGCCTTTTTTTCCTGGCATTTACAATCGCATCCGTCATGATACGCTTTGTTTCGGGAAAGGTTTCCGATCGCTATGGGAGACCAAAAGTTATTATTACAGGCATAGTGATTATTGCCGTTGCTTTGGTGGTGATTGGTTTTGGGGATAGCTTTATCGGTATGATGATTGGAGCGAGCATCTACGGTATTGGCACGGGTATATTATCCCCCGCAGTTAATGCCTGGACTATTGACCTGAGTATCCCTGAACATCGCGGCAAAGCGGTCGCAACCATGTATATTTCGCTCGAAGCGGGAATTGGTCTTGGGGCGCTCCTCGCTGGATTATATTATGCTGATGTCATCCTCCGCATTCCGCAAATTATGTATGCAAATGCCGTGGTACTAGTGATCGCTTTACTCTATATGCTAAATTG
- a CDS encoding BamA/TamA family outer membrane protein, which produces MIKYPRFIGFASIMLLTLFLASCRSSKYIDDDQALVTKIQISGISPALKESSETYISNQIKPNSRVNLFIYNTFNTKKGRYKTKKIRNVGEPPHLLDSAMVDLSANQIRRFLFTKGYFNAKVSPEITVNKKRAHINFNVDEGNAYQIRNIERKFEDGDVKWLFDRDILPKTKVKPSTQYDAAKLLEEREKLYVVMRNNGYYDYLRQYMRVGIDSTLRGNLIDLKINVENPSDSTIHKKYQIDSVYMTIRNYGAMSKKPPRRITDSAKRLLFIDETNSFRWKPLERYMYLRSGNYYSLSEENKSYDRLYEMNGFRSVKVQFVKKDSNKLDVHYDFVPRPRMGNQIEGEYTFSSGMSGFNIGNTFSQRNIFGGSEQLEVKLRYGVLFDPRLAGGLSSKIFNNDFQAGVNLVIPRLMVPFHINPGGKFGLPKTTYSMTLQLFDQDRTYSNRYFITSLNYSWYETENKYHSFTPIVLEYRDGRLDSNFRKNLEQEGYQLYVRSNDRQYFGLGTQYTFILNGKKLTSKEDFQYFRGTVDVSGNVLDLISSIAKLPANADGEKKIFGVPFLQYAKTEFDYRLYRNLGGNRQFVFRFNPGIAIPYGNNSKLLIFEKSFYSGGMNGIRAWQARTLGPGAYNRQNLSEDLRLNLRNLDQLGEIKLEANAEYRFRILNNFLGAKMNGATFVDMGNVWRLKKDDDLNPGGEFKFNKFLGQVAIGTGFGLRFDSDYFVIRLDAGLKVKDPQFSGSNQWVIKNFFDSKEFKEQYYQTHKPDRYNFIQYNFGIGMPF; this is translated from the coding sequence ATGATTAAGTACCCTCGTTTTATCGGATTTGCAAGTATAATGCTTTTGACGCTATTTTTGGCATCTTGCCGATCTTCAAAATATATAGATGACGACCAGGCCTTGGTTACAAAAATACAGATTTCCGGCATTTCACCAGCATTGAAAGAGTCTTCCGAAACTTATATATCTAATCAGATAAAACCTAATTCGCGTGTAAATCTATTTATTTACAATACCTTCAATACAAAAAAAGGACGCTATAAGACCAAGAAAATTCGAAATGTTGGCGAACCACCCCATTTGCTTGACTCAGCAATGGTCGACCTTTCCGCCAACCAGATCAGACGTTTTTTGTTTACCAAGGGATATTTTAATGCCAAAGTCAGTCCCGAGATTACGGTTAACAAAAAAAGAGCGCATATCAATTTTAACGTTGATGAAGGAAATGCATATCAAATTAGGAACATAGAACGTAAATTTGAAGATGGGGATGTTAAATGGTTATTTGATCGGGATATCCTGCCAAAAACTAAAGTTAAACCCAGTACGCAATATGATGCCGCCAAATTGCTGGAAGAACGGGAAAAGTTATATGTTGTTATGCGCAACAATGGGTATTATGACTACTTGAGGCAATATATGCGTGTCGGTATTGACTCGACATTGAGAGGAAACTTGATCGATTTAAAAATAAATGTAGAAAATCCCAGTGATTCAACGATACATAAAAAGTATCAAATTGATAGTGTATATATGACTATTAGGAATTATGGGGCAATGTCAAAGAAACCACCTCGCCGTATCACTGATTCTGCAAAACGACTTCTTTTTATAGATGAAACAAATAGCTTTCGTTGGAAACCTTTGGAAAGGTATATGTACCTACGATCGGGGAATTATTATTCGTTGTCCGAAGAAAATAAGTCTTATGATCGGCTTTACGAGATGAACGGCTTTCGGTCTGTGAAAGTACAGTTTGTAAAAAAAGATTCCAATAAACTCGATGTTCACTATGATTTCGTCCCGCGACCACGAATGGGCAACCAGATCGAAGGAGAGTATACTTTTAGTTCGGGGATGAGTGGTTTTAATATTGGAAATACATTTTCACAGCGTAATATTTTTGGTGGTTCTGAGCAATTGGAGGTAAAGCTGCGGTATGGTGTGCTATTTGATCCTCGTTTGGCAGGAGGGCTTTCCAGTAAGATATTCAACAATGATTTTCAGGCAGGTGTCAATTTAGTGATCCCAAGACTCATGGTGCCTTTCCATATTAATCCGGGCGGGAAATTTGGTTTACCAAAAACAACATATTCGATGACTCTTCAGTTGTTTGATCAGGACCGTACTTATTCCAACCGTTATTTTATTACTTCGCTGAATTACTCCTGGTATGAAACAGAGAATAAATATCATAGTTTTACCCCGATAGTATTGGAATATCGGGATGGGAGGTTAGATTCAAATTTTCGAAAAAATCTCGAACAGGAGGGGTATCAATTGTATGTACGTAGTAATGACCGTCAATATTTCGGATTGGGAACGCAATACACCTTTATTCTGAACGGAAAAAAGCTGACGAGCAAGGAAGATTTTCAATATTTCCGTGGAACAGTAGATGTCAGCGGTAATGTGTTGGATTTGATCAGTAGTATTGCTAAACTACCGGCAAATGCCGATGGTGAGAAAAAAATCTTTGGAGTACCGTTCTTGCAGTATGCGAAAACCGAATTTGATTATCGTTTGTACCGTAACCTTGGCGGAAATAGACAATTTGTCTTCCGCTTTAATCCGGGGATCGCAATTCCGTATGGTAACAATTCGAAGTTACTGATATTTGAAAAGAGTTTTTATAGTGGTGGGATGAATGGCATACGGGCTTGGCAAGCACGAACCCTAGGGCCTGGCGCATACAATAGGCAAAATTTGAGCGAAGATCTTCGTCTGAATCTAAGGAATTTAGATCAGTTGGGAGAGATTAAATTGGAGGCTAATGCTGAGTATAGATTTCGCATCTTAAATAATTTTTTGGGGGCCAAGATGAACGGAGCAACGTTCGTTGATATGGGGAATGTTTGGCGGCTAAAAAAAGATGACGATTTAAATCCTGGCGGCGAATTTAAATTCAACAAGTTTTTGGGACAGGTAGCCATTGGTACCGGTTTTGGACTACGCTTTGATTCAGATTACTTTGTGATCCGTTTGGATGCAGGCTTAAAGGTAAAAGACCCACAGTTTTCAGGAAGCAATCAATGGGTCATCAAGAATTTCTTTGATTCAAAAGAATTTAAGGAGCAATATTATCAGACCCATAAACCGGACCGTTATAATTTTATACAGTACAATTTTGGGATCGGTATGCCGTTCTAG
- a CDS encoding PepSY-associated TM helix domain-containing protein, giving the protein MKAYKKKEKKKSTLLRLTSWLHLWPSVVSGLIVVFVCLTGTIIVYSDEIIEASAGSAKYITPNTGKKLTLEQLLEIQKKEVPGILPSYVLYYNAPDRSVVINGFDPKNIRLSMIYMNPYTGEILKYDKTIHFFFIMAHLHAHMKLGSIGGWIVIVSTIIFVVSTITGLILWWPRRWTKTTRKASFTVRWKAKFKRFNYDIHNVFGFYSLILCFILGMTGLIIFFQPMMNLTMKSLGATSVDWHRDLPKADRTKDFIDAFPLMDQLFVAQPQKKVIKYWVYDYKKSGVFAFNVADRAGLKSDENNHTYYFDKYTGSSHLIKKEEHMHNKVENWIWQLHMGQWFGQIGKLSTFVAGLISTTLPITGFLIWWGKRRKNKAKNTTGNFIG; this is encoded by the coding sequence ATGAAAGCTTATAAGAAAAAAGAAAAGAAGAAAAGCACCTTATTACGCTTGACCAGTTGGTTACACCTCTGGCCAAGTGTGGTATCGGGCTTGATTGTGGTTTTTGTATGCCTTACAGGCACCATTATCGTGTATTCGGATGAGATCATTGAAGCTTCCGCAGGATCGGCAAAGTATATTACACCAAACACAGGAAAAAAGTTAACATTAGAACAGTTACTAGAAATACAGAAAAAAGAAGTACCCGGGATCTTGCCATCCTATGTGCTTTATTACAATGCTCCTGACCGTAGTGTAGTGATCAACGGTTTCGACCCCAAAAATATCCGTCTATCCATGATCTACATGAATCCTTATACAGGTGAAATCCTGAAATACGATAAGACAATTCATTTTTTCTTTATCATGGCACATCTGCATGCCCATATGAAATTAGGATCAATAGGAGGATGGATTGTCATTGTATCCACGATCATCTTCGTCGTTAGCACAATAACGGGGCTGATCCTTTGGTGGCCGAGACGTTGGACCAAAACCACCCGAAAAGCCAGCTTTACCGTACGATGGAAAGCCAAATTCAAGCGATTTAACTATGACATCCATAATGTTTTTGGTTTCTACTCTCTGATTTTGTGTTTCATTCTCGGTATGACCGGATTAATTATTTTCTTTCAACCCATGATGAACCTGACTATGAAATCTCTTGGGGCTACTTCTGTCGATTGGCATCGTGATCTCCCAAAAGCGGATAGGACCAAAGATTTTATAGATGCTTTCCCACTAATGGATCAACTATTTGTAGCTCAACCACAAAAAAAAGTGATCAAGTATTGGGTATATGATTACAAAAAGTCAGGTGTATTTGCTTTCAATGTAGCAGACCGTGCTGGCTTGAAAAGTGACGAAAACAATCATACTTATTACTTTGACAAATATACCGGCTCTTCTCATCTGATAAAAAAAGAAGAGCACATGCACAACAAGGTAGAAAATTGGATATGGCAGCTTCATATGGGACAATGGTTTGGTCAGATTGGAAAGCTCTCAACCTTTGTAGCCGGACTCATCAGTACAACACTGCCCATCACTGGTTTTTTAATCTGGTGGGGCAAAAGAAGAAAAAACAAAGCAAAAAATACAACGGGTAACTTTATTGGTTGA
- a CDS encoding TonB-dependent siderophore receptor, giving the protein MNKSYYITFLFVVFAQLSQAQSSKVLVRILDFSYNPVPTASVKVMENNQELVTDKNGRVELEFTEFKPYTLLIRYNNESYEEKLSFNGLKQYTVYIGNKHHLLDEITVSASMKFAEKQTNTVGKVEQKNLETSQTYNIIPSELLKERSVTDMKGALLAAPGIANVTNGLGAGGFTVIARMRGFSTGAGSLRNGYRTSTTTMADLANIEAIEVIKGPAGTLFGSSTEISYGGMINLVTKKPKPYTFGDVSLSYGAYDLSRLTLDFNTPVNDSKTVLFRVNGAFQRGKTFQDFGLDNTTFIAPALRFLVNDRLTLNIEAELSQNERNMIAVGYLPKGFNSLKDFNWDVKKSFSSNDLIMKSNVLNMLATADYKISDHWNSQTVVSSANTSNKSDYLFVVPLTQDTIGRRIMRIPSHFVSTSLQQNFVGTYTGENWRNKILIGVDYNNDKYLTTRKMLNFYDKVDRFGTTPTINMSKVETMFGSAAESEINTKFQTYGVYLSNVFSLNNRLHLNAGLRMDRYKNLVSDFEETYFSPKFGAVYEVLSDQISLFGNYTNGFNNGYLMIESVQFNAATIKPQEANQYEFGFKYELFNKKLHGNASYYSINVKNVPFSVVAENGKTSTVQNGKRLSRGFEFDLTANPFAGFHLILGYGYNDSKFTEGDEKTIGNRPQGTPFNVGNFWTSYSIQSGGLKGFGLGIGGNYSDGFYGDDFNTFKMPGYFLLDANVFYERDQFRVSLKGNNLTNVHYMTTNFWLYAQPTRTILGTVSYRF; this is encoded by the coding sequence ATGAATAAATCCTACTATATTACATTTCTATTTGTTGTCTTCGCTCAGTTGTCCCAGGCGCAATCCAGCAAGGTCCTTGTACGTATCCTCGACTTTTCGTATAACCCCGTCCCTACTGCTTCAGTAAAGGTAATGGAAAACAATCAAGAATTAGTAACAGACAAAAACGGTCGGGTGGAATTAGAATTTACAGAATTCAAACCTTACACTTTATTGATTCGTTACAACAACGAGAGTTATGAAGAAAAGCTATCTTTCAATGGTTTAAAACAATATACTGTCTATATCGGAAATAAACATCACCTTTTGGATGAGATTACCGTCAGTGCTTCAATGAAATTTGCCGAAAAGCAAACCAACACGGTAGGTAAGGTCGAACAGAAAAACCTAGAAACCTCACAGACTTATAATATTATCCCTAGCGAATTGCTCAAGGAACGTTCAGTGACTGATATGAAAGGTGCGTTGCTGGCAGCACCTGGTATTGCCAATGTAACGAATGGCTTAGGTGCAGGCGGGTTCACTGTAATAGCGCGGATGCGTGGTTTTTCCACGGGGGCAGGCTCATTACGAAATGGCTATCGGACCAGTACAACGACAATGGCTGACCTAGCTAATATAGAAGCTATCGAGGTCATTAAAGGGCCTGCGGGCACATTATTTGGTAGTAGCACAGAGATCTCTTATGGTGGAATGATCAATTTGGTGACCAAGAAACCCAAGCCATACACTTTTGGTGATGTAAGCTTGAGCTACGGCGCCTATGATCTAAGCCGATTGACCCTTGATTTTAATACCCCTGTCAATGATAGTAAAACCGTGTTATTCCGTGTGAACGGAGCCTTTCAACGCGGCAAAACCTTCCAGGATTTTGGGTTAGACAATACCACTTTCATTGCCCCTGCCCTCCGCTTTCTAGTCAACGATAGGTTAACCTTAAATATCGAAGCTGAATTAAGTCAGAACGAGCGTAACATGATTGCCGTAGGCTATCTTCCTAAAGGATTCAATAGCTTGAAGGATTTCAACTGGGATGTCAAGAAATCATTCTCTTCCAACGATCTGATCATGAAATCCAATGTATTGAATATGCTAGCCACAGCAGACTATAAAATATCCGATCATTGGAATTCGCAGACTGTTGTATCCAGTGCAAACACATCGAATAAATCTGATTATCTATTTGTAGTTCCCTTGACACAAGATACCATTGGGCGAAGAATTATGCGTATCCCAAGCCATTTTGTCTCCACCAGCTTACAACAAAATTTTGTTGGCACCTATACAGGCGAAAACTGGAGAAATAAAATATTGATCGGTGTAGACTACAACAACGACAAGTATCTCACGACGCGTAAAATGCTGAATTTTTATGACAAGGTAGACCGCTTTGGAACCACACCTACAATTAATATGTCCAAAGTCGAGACAATGTTTGGTTCTGCGGCTGAAAGCGAAATCAACACAAAATTTCAGACTTATGGTGTATACCTCTCAAATGTGTTCAGCCTGAATAATCGGCTTCACCTGAATGCTGGACTGCGTATGGACCGCTATAAAAATTTAGTATCTGATTTTGAAGAAACTTATTTCTCGCCAAAATTTGGAGCTGTCTATGAAGTTCTTTCTGATCAGATTTCATTATTTGGAAATTATACCAACGGTTTCAACAACGGCTATTTAATGATCGAGAGTGTGCAATTCAATGCTGCAACGATCAAGCCACAGGAGGCCAATCAATATGAATTCGGTTTTAAATACGAACTCTTTAATAAAAAGCTACATGGTAATGCCTCCTACTATAGTATTAACGTAAAGAATGTTCCTTTCTCTGTTGTCGCAGAAAACGGCAAAACATCCACTGTTCAGAACGGCAAGCGACTAAGTCGTGGATTCGAGTTTGATCTTACGGCTAATCCATTTGCGGGCTTCCACCTGATCTTGGGATACGGTTATAACGACTCCAAATTTACCGAAGGTGATGAAAAAACCATAGGCAATAGACCTCAAGGTACCCCATTCAACGTAGGCAATTTCTGGACGAGCTACAGCATTCAATCTGGAGGTCTGAAAGGATTTGGACTGGGGATCGGCGGTAACTATTCCGATGGCTTTTATGGAGACGATTTCAATACCTTTAAAATGCCAGGCTACTTTTTGTTGGATGCCAATGTTTTTTACGAAAGAGATCAGTTCAGGGTAAGTTTAAAAGGTAACAACCTAACAAATGTACATTATATGACCACCAATTTCTGGTTGTATGCACAACCTACAAGAACCATCTTGGGAACTGTATCTTATAGATTTTAA
- a CDS encoding VOC family protein, with protein MSKETRNPGVYFEIPVLNMDRAVRFYSALFSFSFDQEEFDGIQMAYFPFKEKLSGITGALAKGEIYQPMHQGILLYLHTEDLEETLRKAENTGAKVLYPATFHKDLGFAVAEIEDSEGNRIGLHQRL; from the coding sequence ATGTCAAAAGAAACAAGAAATCCAGGGGTCTATTTTGAGATTCCCGTACTGAATATGGACCGCGCTGTTCGTTTTTACAGCGCGCTATTTTCCTTCTCCTTTGATCAGGAAGAGTTTGATGGAATTCAGATGGCTTATTTCCCTTTTAAGGAAAAGCTATCGGGGATTACTGGTGCGCTGGCCAAAGGAGAAATTTATCAGCCTATGCATCAGGGGATACTGCTTTATTTGCATACCGAAGATCTGGAAGAGACTTTAAGAAAAGCAGAAAACACGGGTGCAAAGGTATTATACCCTGCGACCTTTCATAAAGATCTAGGCTTTGCAGTCGCTGAGATTGAAGACTCCGAAGGAAACCGGATCGGACTTCATCAAAGGTTATAG
- a CDS encoding RNA methyltransferase has protein sequence MLSKAQISLITSLQNKKYRKQHGLFIVEGIKSVKEFISSSYQVESIFYTDDANTKVGKISHNIKSHELTEAEFQKISTLKSPQGVLALVKLPKQQQIEVSDLRNCYNIVLDDVQDPGNLGTIIRTAEWFGIKHIICSIGTVDAYNPKVVQATMGSLARIQVHYVDLHEFISSTDLPVYGALLNGQSIYQTEWSSEGLIVMGNEGNGISAEVIALIDQAVTIPRIGQAESLNVAVATTIFCSEVARQQLV, from the coding sequence ATGTTGTCAAAAGCGCAAATCAGTCTAATAACGTCTCTACAAAACAAAAAGTATAGAAAACAACATGGCTTATTTATCGTTGAGGGCATAAAATCCGTCAAGGAATTTATCTCATCGAGCTACCAGGTTGAGTCTATTTTCTATACAGACGACGCAAACACAAAAGTGGGTAAAATCTCGCATAATATAAAATCCCATGAACTGACGGAGGCTGAATTCCAAAAGATTAGTACCCTAAAATCTCCTCAGGGTGTCCTTGCCCTGGTCAAGCTTCCGAAACAACAACAGATCGAAGTAAGTGATCTAAGAAATTGCTACAATATCGTATTGGATGATGTACAAGATCCGGGTAATTTGGGAACCATCATTCGCACAGCGGAATGGTTTGGGATCAAACATATCATTTGCTCTATTGGCACAGTAGACGCTTATAATCCAAAAGTTGTGCAGGCGACAATGGGCTCATTGGCAAGAATACAGGTTCATTATGTAGACCTGCATGAATTTATCTCTTCAACAGACCTACCGGTCTATGGCGCACTGCTCAATGGGCAATCCATTTACCAGACCGAATGGAGTTCAGAAGGGTTGATTGTCATGGGAAATGAAGGCAATGGCATCAGTGCAGAAGTAATAGCCTTAATAGATCAAGCGGTGACCATCCCCCGCATCGGCCAAGCGGAATCGCTGAATGTTGCCGTGGCAACAACGATATTTTGCAGTGAGGTTGCCCGACAACAACTGGTTTAA